One part of the Ktedonobacterales bacterium genome encodes these proteins:
- a CDS encoding LacI family DNA-binding transcriptional regulator, translating into MAGKLTIQDIARLAGVSKATVSRVLNHKPDVDPATRERILRIMDEQGFVPSITAAGLAGGRPRIIGVLVPSLIWPFIPEIVQGVAEFVERSSYELILYSLSYASHLYASNTGSKTVGDRSAAVDRIVDARLTAGLVAITPGQSAAHLTQLHEQGFPVVMIDDQGLPTSAPWVGADNRTGAYQAVRHLIGLGHRRIAHIKGPASYQCSQERYQGYCQALMEAGLTPDPSLVVQGDFEIASGRTCAHQLFSWAEPPTAIFAANDHMAWGVMEVAEEVGLRIPEDVALVGFDNMGTSAHKRPPLTTVRQPFHEMGQRAAELLLGLLESPRHLPLYTSATPFLKSSLLSSAYTEPIRILLDTNLLVRESCGAQQLTPLPKL; encoded by the coding sequence ATGGCCGGAAAGCTAACGATCCAGGATATTGCCCGTCTGGCGGGCGTCTCCAAGGCCACCGTCTCGCGCGTCCTCAACCACAAGCCCGACGTGGACCCGGCCACCCGTGAACGCATCTTGCGTATCATGGATGAGCAGGGCTTTGTCCCCAGCATCACCGCCGCCGGGCTGGCTGGCGGGCGGCCTCGTATTATCGGGGTGCTGGTTCCCTCCCTGATCTGGCCCTTCATTCCTGAAATCGTGCAGGGTGTCGCCGAGTTTGTCGAGAGGAGTTCCTACGAACTCATTCTCTATAGCCTCTCGTATGCCAGCCACCTGTACGCGAGCAACACGGGCAGCAAGACGGTAGGAGATCGCAGCGCGGCGGTTGATCGCATCGTGGACGCGCGGCTCACCGCAGGTCTGGTGGCGATCACACCCGGCCAATCAGCGGCGCATCTCACCCAATTGCACGAGCAGGGCTTTCCGGTGGTGATGATTGACGACCAGGGCCTGCCGACCAGCGCCCCCTGGGTAGGCGCCGATAATCGCACCGGCGCGTATCAGGCTGTGCGTCATCTGATTGGCCTGGGCCACCGGCGCATCGCGCATATCAAAGGACCGGCCAGCTACCAATGCTCGCAGGAACGCTATCAAGGCTACTGCCAGGCGTTGATGGAAGCTGGCCTGACCCCAGATCCCTCGCTCGTCGTTCAGGGCGATTTCGAGATTGCCAGCGGGCGCACCTGCGCCCATCAACTCTTCTCGTGGGCTGAACCGCCCACTGCTATTTTTGCCGCCAATGACCATATGGCCTGGGGCGTCATGGAAGTTGCGGAGGAAGTGGGCTTGCGGATACCGGAGGATGTCGCCCTGGTCGGTTTTGACAATATGGGAACCTCGGCCCATAAGCGGCCCCCACTTACTACCGTGCGGCAGCCTTTCCACGAGATGGGCCAGCGCGCCGCCGAACTACTCCTGGGGCTGCTGGAATCACCACGGCATCTACCGCTCTATACAAGCGCCACTCCCTTTCTTAAATCTTCTCTCCTCTCATCCGCCTATACCGAGCCTATTCGCATTCTTCTGGACACCAATCTGCTGGTTCGTGAGTCCTGCGGCGCGCAGCAACTGACGCCGCTGCCCAAATTGTAA
- a CDS encoding phenylalanine--tRNA ligase subunit alpha: MLNKLLAARRKRNRQREGKKRMSAITQTLEQLRQDALEGLALARTSEAARDWHAEYLGRKGRLTAVLRGLGSLPAEERAQMGKAANEIKLALEAALEERQAAIARAEMEAAQSAAAVDVTLPGRKPTVGKLHIVTTTLREIYAIFGSMGFQVYDTPEVETDDLNFQQLNIPPGHPARDMWDTFYTTTPEVILRTHTSPGQIRVMREYAPEPIRVILPGKVYRYEQLTASHDFMFYQVEGLAVGKHITFTDLKGVFVNYANQVYGPGRRLRFRKSYFPFTEPSVEIDVDCVICKGAGCAFCKYTGWLEILGAGMVHPVVLQNGGYDPAEYSGFAFGMGPERVALLKHGIDHIRYFYTNDVRFLERID; this comes from the coding sequence ATGCTGAACAAGCTGCTGGCGGCCAGGCGCAAGCGCAATCGCCAGCGAGAAGGGAAGAAGCGCATGAGCGCCATCACACAAACATTGGAGCAACTGCGCCAGGACGCTCTGGAGGGTCTGGCGCTGGCGCGGACAAGCGAGGCAGCCAGAGACTGGCACGCAGAGTATCTAGGTCGCAAAGGTCGTCTGACGGCGGTGCTGCGCGGCCTGGGCAGCCTGCCCGCCGAAGAGCGCGCCCAGATGGGCAAGGCCGCCAACGAGATCAAGCTGGCCCTGGAAGCGGCGCTGGAAGAGCGCCAGGCGGCGATTGCCAGGGCCGAGATGGAGGCCGCGCAGAGCGCCGCAGCCGTTGATGTGACCCTGCCAGGGCGCAAGCCAACGGTGGGCAAGCTGCACATTGTTACGACGACGCTGCGAGAAATCTACGCCATCTTTGGCTCGATGGGCTTCCAGGTCTACGACACGCCAGAGGTGGAGACTGACGATCTCAACTTCCAGCAGCTCAATATCCCGCCCGGCCATCCGGCGCGTGACATGTGGGATACATTCTACACAACCACGCCGGAGGTCATCTTGCGCACGCATACCAGCCCCGGCCAGATTCGCGTCATGCGCGAATATGCGCCAGAGCCGATCAGAGTCATCTTGCCGGGCAAGGTCTATCGCTATGAGCAGTTGACGGCTTCCCATGACTTCATGTTCTATCAGGTGGAAGGGCTGGCCGTTGGCAAGCATATCACCTTCACTGATCTGAAGGGGGTCTTCGTCAACTACGCCAATCAGGTGTATGGGCCGGGCCGCCGTCTGCGCTTCCGCAAGAGCTACTTCCCGTTCACGGAACCGAGCGTCGAGATTGATGTGGATTGTGTGATATGCAAGGGCGCTGGCTGCGCGTTTTGCAAGTATACCGGCTGGTTGGAAATCCTGGGCGCGGGCATGGTCCATCCCGTCGTGCTGCAAAATGGCGGCTACGATCCCGCTGAATATAGTGGGTTCGCCTTCGGCATGGGACCAGAGCGCGTTGCGCTGCTCAAGCATGGCATTGACCACATCCGCTACTTCTACACAAATGATGTGCGTTTCCTGGAACGCATTGATTGA
- a CDS encoding ABC transporter permease gives MQYLLRRIGFYLAALWAAVTLNFLLPRLMPGDPVLLLIARLQGRLDPHAIDALRLQFGLGSQQSLFTQYVNYLDDLVHGNFGISINYYPTPVSEVIGTGLIWTLVLVGTSAIISFLLGTALGALAAWRRGSWFDTVFSPLLTFFQAIPYFWLALLLLYILGLDLKWFPLGFGYSIELEPAFNLNFILDASYHAVLPAFTIVISSVAGWMLGMRNAMLTTLAEDYVLMAQAKGLPERRVLVTYAARNAILPNITGFAISLGFVIGGALLTEIIFSYPGIGFILLSAVQAEDYPLMQAIFLLIALIVLIANFLADIFYVVLDPRVRQEG, from the coding sequence ATGCAATACCTTCTGCGCCGAATTGGCTTTTACCTTGCGGCCCTCTGGGCTGCCGTGACGCTGAACTTCCTGCTCCCCCGGCTGATGCCCGGCGACCCGGTTCTCTTGCTGATCGCCAGGCTTCAGGGCCGTCTGGACCCGCACGCCATTGATGCGCTCCGCCTTCAGTTCGGGCTGGGCAGCCAGCAAAGCCTCTTCACCCAATACGTGAACTATCTGGATGATCTGGTTCACGGGAACTTTGGCATTTCGATCAATTACTACCCCACGCCCGTTTCAGAGGTGATCGGAACAGGGCTGATCTGGACGCTGGTGCTGGTAGGTACTTCCGCTATTATCAGTTTTTTGTTAGGTACTGCCCTGGGCGCGCTAGCCGCCTGGAGACGCGGCTCCTGGTTCGATACCGTCTTCTCTCCGCTGCTCACTTTTTTTCAGGCAATTCCCTATTTCTGGCTGGCGCTGCTGCTCTTGTATATTCTGGGGCTTGATCTCAAATGGTTCCCGCTCGGCTTCGGCTATTCCATCGAACTAGAACCAGCCTTTAATCTCAATTTCATTCTGGACGCATCCTATCACGCGGTTTTGCCCGCATTTACCATTGTCATCAGTTCGGTGGCTGGCTGGATGTTGGGTATGCGCAACGCGATGCTTACCACACTGGCCGAAGATTATGTGTTGATGGCGCAGGCCAAGGGCCTTCCAGAACGGCGAGTGCTTGTCACCTACGCCGCGCGCAACGCGATTTTGCCCAATATCACCGGCTTTGCTATCTCGCTGGGCTTTGTCATCGGCGGAGCCTTGCTGACAGAAATTATTTTCTCGTATCCTGGCATCGGCTTTATTCTGCTGAGTGCGGTGCAGGCGGAAGACTACCCGCTGATGCAGGCTATTTTCCTGTTGATTGCCCTGATAGTGTTGATTGCCAATTTCCTGGCCGACATCTTTTATGTCGTGCTTGACCCGCGTGTGCGGCAGGAAGGATGA
- the pheT gene encoding phenylalanine--tRNA ligase subunit beta, with translation MLVPLSWLKEYVDLVTSTQALAERLTLAGMEVEGIERTGDWWDVEKIVVGQIVAVQKHPNADRLTLVDVAYGGPEPEQVVTGAPNLFQYKDTAPDQLPTLKAPFARAGATLLDAYSDEEPRPKKELKPSKIRGVLSNGMVCSERELGLSEEHEGILLLPEDAPVGVALRDYLGDEVLEVSLTPDMARCLSMIGVAREVAALTDAPLHLPPDEWHPGGDDDAAAYVAVEIAAPDLCNRYIAAVIKNVQIGESPRWMQERLRKAGMRPINNVVDITNYVMLEWGQPLHAFDYDVLARRAARSGQTRPRVIVRAAQPGEKMVTLDDVERELDASMLLITDTAGPIAIAGVMGGGESEVHAGTRTVLLESATFDGINNRRTAQKLKLHSEASQRFTRGVPASLNPIAARRAAELMRLYAGGQIMPGMVDAYPVPQTRPVISITESEVQRQLGMQVSLEEIAIALRKLDCVVEPLDALPASPAESGKSAFGLSIKAGEPLLRVQPPWYRLDLQIPADLTEEVARVIGYERIESTLMADVLPPQRHNLTLETEEKIRDILVGCGLQETINYTLTTPEQHDKLTLAAAGAADLPTCYITLENPLTVRRRVMRRSLLVSALENLEFNSRYTARLATFEVGRVYLPEQGDGVFPLEDRRLSILLTGPRREVGFHPDPAGAENADFFDLKGIVEVLLERLGVPASEIAYAPRPDTRPFGPNCAELIIRGKGEGVLGMLDAQVREAFDLPASPICLAEIRIEPLIKPGWSLEVMQPISAYPSVVEDLAFVVAEGTPAQQVADAIRAAGGALLTNVELFDLYRGQPIPAGQKSLAYKLTYQSLEKSLTDDAVAAVRNRIIRQVAETVGGALRA, from the coding sequence ATGTTAGTTCCGCTCTCGTGGCTGAAAGAATATGTTGATCTGGTCACGTCCACCCAGGCTCTGGCTGAGCGCCTGACGCTGGCCGGGATGGAGGTGGAGGGGATTGAGCGTACCGGCGACTGGTGGGACGTCGAGAAAATCGTGGTTGGTCAGATTGTGGCGGTGCAGAAGCACCCCAATGCTGACCGGCTGACGCTGGTGGATGTCGCTTATGGCGGCCCCGAACCAGAGCAGGTGGTGACAGGCGCGCCGAACCTGTTCCAATATAAGGACACCGCGCCGGACCAACTGCCGACGCTGAAAGCGCCCTTCGCCCGTGCTGGCGCGACGCTGCTGGATGCCTACAGCGACGAGGAGCCTCGGCCAAAGAAAGAACTGAAGCCCTCGAAGATTCGCGGCGTCCTTTCCAACGGCATGGTGTGTTCGGAGCGCGAGCTTGGACTGAGCGAGGAGCATGAGGGCATTCTGCTGCTGCCAGAGGATGCGCCGGTGGGCGTCGCGCTGCGCGACTATCTGGGCGATGAGGTGCTGGAAGTGAGTCTGACGCCGGATATGGCCCGCTGCCTGAGCATGATTGGCGTGGCCCGCGAGGTGGCCGCCTTGACCGACGCGCCGCTCCATCTGCCGCCCGATGAATGGCATCCCGGCGGGGATGACGATGCCGCCGCGTATGTCGCGGTGGAGATCGCCGCGCCCGATCTCTGCAACCGCTACATCGCAGCGGTCATCAAAAACGTGCAGATTGGCGAGTCGCCCAGGTGGATGCAGGAGCGGCTGCGCAAAGCGGGCATGCGACCCATCAACAACGTGGTGGACATCACCAACTACGTGATGCTGGAGTGGGGCCAGCCGCTGCACGCCTTCGATTACGATGTGCTGGCGCGGCGCGCGGCCAGGAGCGGCCAGACGAGGCCGCGCGTGATTGTGCGCGCCGCACAGCCGGGTGAAAAGATGGTCACGCTTGACGACGTGGAGCGCGAACTGGATGCCTCGATGCTGCTCATCACCGATACCGCCGGGCCGATTGCCATCGCGGGCGTGATGGGCGGCGGCGAAAGCGAAGTCCACGCCGGGACGCGCACTGTTTTGTTGGAATCGGCGACGTTCGATGGCATCAACAACCGGCGCACAGCGCAGAAGCTCAAGCTGCACAGCGAAGCCAGCCAGCGTTTCACGCGCGGCGTACCCGCCAGCCTGAACCCCATCGCGGCGCGCCGGGCGGCGGAATTGATGCGCCTCTACGCGGGCGGGCAGATCATGCCGGGGATGGTGGATGCCTATCCGGTCCCGCAGACCCGGCCAGTGATCTCTATCACCGAGAGCGAGGTACAGCGCCAGCTAGGCATGCAAGTCAGTCTGGAGGAGATTGCTATCGCCTTGCGCAAGCTGGATTGTGTGGTGGAGCCGCTGGACGCGCTGCCAGCCTCGCCAGCGGAATCCGGCAAGAGCGCCTTTGGCCTCTCGATAAAAGCGGGCGAGCCGCTGCTGCGTGTGCAGCCGCCCTGGTATCGGCTGGACCTTCAGATACCCGCCGACCTGACCGAAGAGGTGGCCCGCGTGATCGGCTACGAGCGCATCGAATCAACGCTGATGGCCGATGTGCTGCCGCCGCAGCGGCATAACCTGACATTGGAGACTGAAGAGAAGATTCGAGATATTCTGGTGGGCTGTGGCTTGCAGGAAACCATCAACTATACGCTGACAACGCCGGAACAGCACGACAAGCTCACGCTCGCTGCCGCGGGCGCGGCGGACCTACCTACCTGCTACATCACGCTGGAAAATCCGCTCACAGTACGGCGGCGGGTGATGCGCCGCTCGCTGCTGGTGAGCGCGCTGGAGAACCTGGAGTTCAACAGCCGCTACACCGCGCGCCTGGCAACCTTTGAGGTGGGCCGCGTCTATTTGCCGGAGCAGGGCGATGGCGTCTTCCCATTGGAGGATCGGCGGCTGAGCATCTTGCTGACGGGGCCGCGCCGCGAGGTTGGTTTCCACCCCGACCCGGCTGGCGCGGAGAACGCCGATTTCTTCGACCTCAAGGGTATCGTCGAAGTCTTATTGGAGCGCCTGGGCGTTCCGGCCAGCGAGATCGCCTATGCGCCTCGGCCTGATACACGGCCCTTCGGCCCGAACTGCGCCGAACTCATCATTCGCGGCAAGGGCGAAGGCGTGCTGGGCATGCTGGACGCGCAGGTGCGCGAGGCGTTTGATCTGCCCGCCAGCCCTATCTGCCTGGCCGAAATACGGATCGAGCCGCTGATAAAACCTGGTTGGAGCCTGGAAGTCATGCAGCCGATCAGCGCCTATCCGTCGGTGGTCGAAGACCTGGCCTTTGTGGTTGCCGAGGGGACACCTGCCCAGCAGGTCGCTGACGCCATTCGCGCAGCGGGCGGCGCGCTGCTGACCAATGTAGAACTGTTCGATCTGTATCGCGGGCAGCCAATTCCGGCGGGGCAAAAATCCCTGGCATACAAGCTGACCTATCAGAGCCTGGAAAAAAGCCTGACCGATGATGCCGTTGCCGCTGTGCGCAATCGCATCATCCGACAGGTAGCGGAAACTGTGGGGGGCGCGCTGCGCGCCTGA
- a CDS encoding ABC transporter substrate-binding protein, which yields MRSWHRHAMAIIGALIILSVVLTGCGTPSGNNGSQYGGTVTIAPSPYGPFTRNFNPFLPNSDRVGTLGMIYETLLSVNRLSGKASPWLASTYQWNNDATSITFNLRSDVKWTDTTDFTSADVLFTLNLLHQYPALDGGGLWKAISDISAPDAHTVVVNFKVPSVPILWYLAGQTYIVPQHIWQNIKDPTTETNPNPMGTGPFTLGSFNAQVYTLKKNAHYWQAGKPYVDALRYPAYDANAAADVLLSTGSLDWSGVFSSDLQKTYVNRDPVHNHYWFPPANVVMLYLNLAKAPFNNLAVRQAISAAIDREALSTQAELGYEPVASPTALVLPANQSYLDPQYANTKFGAADAAKAASTLEAAGFTKGSDGVYADASGHKLQFKMNVVTGWSDWVTAVQIMAQNLNAAGMKVTVNAISFNDYIAALSNGTFDSAISWTNPGPTPYYLYQSLLASSNTAPVGQAANSNYERWSDTATDQLLSQYAGSPDAQVQQQAIAGLQKIMVEQMPAIPLMEGATWYEYSTARFVGWPDEHNQYASPAPWQFPDAAVVAMNIHKA from the coding sequence ATGAGGTCTTGGCATCGCCACGCGATGGCGATCATTGGCGCGCTCATCATTCTGAGCGTAGTTCTGACTGGCTGCGGCACGCCCAGCGGCAACAACGGCAGCCAGTATGGCGGGACCGTAACCATAGCGCCCTCGCCTTATGGCCCCTTTACGCGGAACTTCAACCCGTTCCTTCCCAACAGTGACCGCGTTGGCACGCTGGGCATGATCTATGAGACTCTGCTCTCCGTGAACCGGCTGAGTGGCAAGGCCAGCCCCTGGCTGGCGTCAACCTATCAGTGGAACAACGACGCCACCAGCATCACCTTCAATCTGCGCAGCGATGTAAAATGGACAGATACTACCGACTTCACCAGCGCCGATGTCCTGTTCACGCTGAATCTGCTCCATCAATACCCCGCGCTGGATGGCGGCGGCCTGTGGAAAGCCATCAGCGACATCAGCGCCCCGGACGCGCATACCGTCGTGGTCAACTTCAAAGTGCCTTCGGTGCCGATCTTGTGGTATCTGGCCGGGCAAACCTATATTGTGCCTCAGCATATCTGGCAGAATATCAAAGACCCGACCACTGAAACCAACCCCAACCCGATGGGCACAGGACCATTCACCCTGGGATCGTTCAACGCCCAGGTCTATACGCTGAAGAAGAACGCGCACTACTGGCAGGCTGGCAAGCCCTACGTTGACGCGCTCCGCTATCCGGCTTACGACGCTAACGCCGCCGCTGACGTACTCCTCTCGACGGGTTCGTTGGACTGGTCCGGCGTCTTCAGCTCTGATTTGCAGAAGACCTATGTCAACCGCGACCCGGTTCACAACCACTACTGGTTCCCTCCGGCCAACGTCGTCATGCTCTATCTGAACCTGGCGAAGGCCCCGTTCAACAATCTGGCTGTGCGCCAGGCGATCAGCGCGGCCATTGATCGTGAGGCGCTCTCCACCCAGGCAGAGCTGGGCTACGAGCCGGTGGCAAGCCCGACTGCGTTGGTGCTCCCTGCCAACCAGAGTTACCTCGACCCGCAGTATGCGAACACGAAGTTCGGGGCAGCCGACGCCGCCAAGGCGGCTTCGACCCTGGAGGCTGCTGGCTTCACGAAGGGCAGCGATGGGGTCTACGCCGATGCCAGCGGCCATAAGCTGCAATTCAAAATGAACGTGGTGACTGGCTGGAGCGACTGGGTAACAGCCGTCCAGATCATGGCGCAGAACCTGAACGCGGCTGGCATGAAAGTGACCGTCAATGCAATCTCGTTCAATGATTACATCGCGGCGCTTTCCAACGGCACGTTCGATTCGGCGATCTCCTGGACAAACCCCGGCCCCACGCCGTATTATCTGTACCAATCACTGCTGGCGAGCAGCAACACAGCCCCGGTGGGGCAGGCGGCAAACTCCAACTATGAGCGTTGGAGCGATACCGCCACCGACCAGTTGCTGTCCCAGTACGCTGGTTCGCCCGACGCGCAGGTACAGCAGCAGGCAATTGCTGGTCTGCAAAAGATCATGGTCGAGCAAATGCCTGCCATTCCGCTGATGGAGGGCGCGACCTGGTACGAGTACTCGACGGCTCGCTTTGTTGGCTGGCCCGATGAGCACAACCAGTATGCAAGCCCTGCTCCCTGGCAGTTCCCGGATGCTGCGGTGGTGGCGATGAACATTCATAAAGCCTGA